From the genome of Biomphalaria glabrata chromosome 1, xgBioGlab47.1, whole genome shotgun sequence, one region includes:
- the LOC106068753 gene encoding endophilin-A3-like isoform X5, translating to MSFAGLKKQFNKANQYMSEKIGGAKGTELDDEFVEMERRIDVLGKLVDDLINKTHEFLQPNPASRAKMSTRNAISKLRGQEQKILYPQPEGTLGDYMIKHGTDLGEDSVFGGCLIEAGESFKHLAEIKYNLEDNVKQNFLEPLNQLQNKDLKEVNHHRKKLSGRRLDFDCKRRKKEKGSNVTEEELRVAEDKFEESKNLAENAMHNVLENEVEYISQLQAFIEAEVDYHRQALNTLQTLMDALEIKRNDAASRPKSEHIPKRIVSYNRSESPNSYDGPSESLDTGGKSGSYNFNSIQAPSYHQSVPDTKKKPMAKALYDFIAENEGELGFQEGDYIQLISQVDENWYEGSVNGQAGFFPINYVEVINPL from the exons ATGTCGTTCGCAGGattaaaaaagcaatttaaCAAAGCCAATCAG TATATGAGTGAAAAGATTGGAGGAGCTAAGGGAACAGAATTGGACGATGAATTCGTAGAAATGGAAAGG CGCATTGATGTATTGGGAAAGTTGGTGGATGATCTTATCAATAAAACTCATGAATTTCTTCAGCCTAATCCAG CCTCAAGGGCTAAGATGTCCACAAGAAATGCAATCTCTAAGTTACGAGGACAAGAACAGAAGATATTATATCCACAACCTGAAGGTACACTTGGTGACTACATGATCAAACACGGAACTGATCTGGGAGAAGACTCAGTGTTTG GTGGCTGTCTGATTGAGGCTGGTGAATCATTTAAACATTTGGCTGAAATCAAATATAACCTTGAAGACAATGTGAAGCAAAATTTTCTAGAGCCTTTAAATCAACTGCAAAATAAAGATCTTAAAGAAGTTAAT CATCATCGCAAAAAATTGTCTGGTAGAAGACTAGACTTTGActgtaaaagaagaaaaaaagaaaaag GTTCCAATGTAACAGAAGAAGAATTACGGGTTGCAGAAGATAAATTTGAAGAATCCAAAAATTTAGCAGAAAATGCTATGCATAATGTTTTAGAAAATGAG GTGGAATATATTAGTCAATTGCAAGCTTTTATAGAGGCTGAAGTGGATTACCACAGGCAGGCACTGAATACTCTTCAAACTCTGATGGATGCTCTTGAGatcaa ACGCAATGATGCTGCTTCTCGGCCAAAATCTGAACACATACCTAAAAGGATAGTATCTTACAATCGTAGTGAATCTCCAAACTCATATGATGGTCCAAGTGAAAGTCTTGACACAGGCGGAAAATCAGGCAGCTACAATTTCAATAGCATTCAAGCTCCATCTTATCACCAGTCTG TTCCTGATACCAAGAAAAAGCCAATGGCTAAAGCATTATATGATTTCATTGCTGAAAATGAGGGAGAGTTGGGCTTCCAAGAAGGAGATTACATTCAACTTATTAGTCAG gtTGATGAAAATTGGTATGAGGGCTCTGTCAATGGCCAGGCTGGATTTTTCCCTATAAATTATGTAGAAGTGATCAACCCACTCTGA
- the LOC106068753 gene encoding endophilin-A3-like isoform X2, whose amino-acid sequence MSFAGLKKQFNKANQYMSEKIGGAKGTELDDEFVEMERRIDVLGKLVDDLINKTHEFLQPNPASRAKMSTRNAISKLRGQEQKILYPQPEGTLGDYMIKHGTDLGEDSVFGGCLIEAGESFKHLAEIKYNLEDNVKQNFLEPLNQLQNKDLKEVNHHRKKLSGRRLDFDCKRRKKEKGAAGGSNVTEEELRVAEDKFEESKNLAENAMHNVLENEVEYISQLQAFIEAEVDYHRQALNTLQTLMDALEIKRNDAASRPKSEHIPKRIVSYNRSESPNSYDGPSESLDTGGKSGSYNFNSIQAPSYHQSGFDPYDDQDPFGSYAVPDTKKKPMAKALYDFIAENEGELGFQEGDYIQLISQVDENWYEGSVNGQAGFFPINYVEVINPL is encoded by the exons ATGTCGTTCGCAGGattaaaaaagcaatttaaCAAAGCCAATCAG TATATGAGTGAAAAGATTGGAGGAGCTAAGGGAACAGAATTGGACGATGAATTCGTAGAAATGGAAAGG CGCATTGATGTATTGGGAAAGTTGGTGGATGATCTTATCAATAAAACTCATGAATTTCTTCAGCCTAATCCAG CCTCAAGGGCTAAGATGTCCACAAGAAATGCAATCTCTAAGTTACGAGGACAAGAACAGAAGATATTATATCCACAACCTGAAGGTACACTTGGTGACTACATGATCAAACACGGAACTGATCTGGGAGAAGACTCAGTGTTTG GTGGCTGTCTGATTGAGGCTGGTGAATCATTTAAACATTTGGCTGAAATCAAATATAACCTTGAAGACAATGTGAAGCAAAATTTTCTAGAGCCTTTAAATCAACTGCAAAATAAAGATCTTAAAGAAGTTAAT CATCATCGCAAAAAATTGTCTGGTAGAAGACTAGACTTTGActgtaaaagaagaaaaaaagaaaaagg AGCTGCCGGAG GTTCCAATGTAACAGAAGAAGAATTACGGGTTGCAGAAGATAAATTTGAAGAATCCAAAAATTTAGCAGAAAATGCTATGCATAATGTTTTAGAAAATGAG GTGGAATATATTAGTCAATTGCAAGCTTTTATAGAGGCTGAAGTGGATTACCACAGGCAGGCACTGAATACTCTTCAAACTCTGATGGATGCTCTTGAGatcaa ACGCAATGATGCTGCTTCTCGGCCAAAATCTGAACACATACCTAAAAGGATAGTATCTTACAATCGTAGTGAATCTCCAAACTCATATGATGGTCCAAGTGAAAGTCTTGACACAGGCGGAAAATCAGGCAGCTACAATTTCAATAGCATTCAAGCTCCATCTTATCACCAGTCTG GCTTTGATCCTTATGATGATCAAGATCCTTTTGGATCTTATGCTG TTCCTGATACCAAGAAAAAGCCAATGGCTAAAGCATTATATGATTTCATTGCTGAAAATGAGGGAGAGTTGGGCTTCCAAGAAGGAGATTACATTCAACTTATTAGTCAG gtTGATGAAAATTGGTATGAGGGCTCTGTCAATGGCCAGGCTGGATTTTTCCCTATAAATTATGTAGAAGTGATCAACCCACTCTGA
- the LOC106068753 gene encoding endophilin-A3-like isoform X1 gives MSFAGLKKQFNKANQYMSEKIGGAKGTELDDEFVEMERRIDVLGKLVDDLINKTHEFLQPNPASRAKMSTRNAISKLRGQEQKILYPQPEGTLGDYMIKHGTDLGEDSVFGGCLIEAGESFKHLAEIKYNLEDNVKQNFLEPLNQLQNKDLKEVNHHRKKLSGRRLDFDCKRRKKEKGAQPHSDSHGSNVTEEELRVAEDKFEESKNLAENAMHNVLENEVEYISQLQAFIEAEVDYHRQALNTLQTLMDALEIKRNDAASRPKSEHIPKRIVSYNRSESPNSYDGPSESLDTGGKSGSYNFNSIQAPSYHQSGFDPYDDQDPFGSYAVPDTKKKPMAKALYDFIAENEGELGFQEGDYIQLISQVDENWYEGSVNGQAGFFPINYVEVINPL, from the exons ATGTCGTTCGCAGGattaaaaaagcaatttaaCAAAGCCAATCAG TATATGAGTGAAAAGATTGGAGGAGCTAAGGGAACAGAATTGGACGATGAATTCGTAGAAATGGAAAGG CGCATTGATGTATTGGGAAAGTTGGTGGATGATCTTATCAATAAAACTCATGAATTTCTTCAGCCTAATCCAG CCTCAAGGGCTAAGATGTCCACAAGAAATGCAATCTCTAAGTTACGAGGACAAGAACAGAAGATATTATATCCACAACCTGAAGGTACACTTGGTGACTACATGATCAAACACGGAACTGATCTGGGAGAAGACTCAGTGTTTG GTGGCTGTCTGATTGAGGCTGGTGAATCATTTAAACATTTGGCTGAAATCAAATATAACCTTGAAGACAATGTGAAGCAAAATTTTCTAGAGCCTTTAAATCAACTGCAAAATAAAGATCTTAAAGAAGTTAAT CATCATCGCAAAAAATTGTCTGGTAGAAGACTAGACTTTGActgtaaaagaagaaaaaaagaaaaagg AGCACAGCCACACAGTGATAGCCACG GTTCCAATGTAACAGAAGAAGAATTACGGGTTGCAGAAGATAAATTTGAAGAATCCAAAAATTTAGCAGAAAATGCTATGCATAATGTTTTAGAAAATGAG GTGGAATATATTAGTCAATTGCAAGCTTTTATAGAGGCTGAAGTGGATTACCACAGGCAGGCACTGAATACTCTTCAAACTCTGATGGATGCTCTTGAGatcaa ACGCAATGATGCTGCTTCTCGGCCAAAATCTGAACACATACCTAAAAGGATAGTATCTTACAATCGTAGTGAATCTCCAAACTCATATGATGGTCCAAGTGAAAGTCTTGACACAGGCGGAAAATCAGGCAGCTACAATTTCAATAGCATTCAAGCTCCATCTTATCACCAGTCTG GCTTTGATCCTTATGATGATCAAGATCCTTTTGGATCTTATGCTG TTCCTGATACCAAGAAAAAGCCAATGGCTAAAGCATTATATGATTTCATTGCTGAAAATGAGGGAGAGTTGGGCTTCCAAGAAGGAGATTACATTCAACTTATTAGTCAG gtTGATGAAAATTGGTATGAGGGCTCTGTCAATGGCCAGGCTGGATTTTTCCCTATAAATTATGTAGAAGTGATCAACCCACTCTGA
- the LOC106068753 gene encoding endophilin-A3-like isoform X4 — protein MSFAGLKKQFNKANQYMSEKIGGAKGTELDDEFVEMERRIDVLGKLVDDLINKTHEFLQPNPASRAKMSTRNAISKLRGQEQKILYPQPEGTLGDYMIKHGTDLGEDSVFGGCLIEAGESFKHLAEIKYNLEDNVKQNFLEPLNQLQNKDLKEVNHHRKKLSGRRLDFDCKRRKKEKGAQPHSDSHGSNVTEEELRVAEDKFEESKNLAENAMHNVLENEVEYISQLQAFIEAEVDYHRQALNTLQTLMDALEIKRNDAASRPKSEHIPKRIVSYNRSESPNSYDGPSESLDTGGKSGSYNFNSIQAPSYHQSVPDTKKKPMAKALYDFIAENEGELGFQEGDYIQLISQVDENWYEGSVNGQAGFFPINYVEVINPL, from the exons ATGTCGTTCGCAGGattaaaaaagcaatttaaCAAAGCCAATCAG TATATGAGTGAAAAGATTGGAGGAGCTAAGGGAACAGAATTGGACGATGAATTCGTAGAAATGGAAAGG CGCATTGATGTATTGGGAAAGTTGGTGGATGATCTTATCAATAAAACTCATGAATTTCTTCAGCCTAATCCAG CCTCAAGGGCTAAGATGTCCACAAGAAATGCAATCTCTAAGTTACGAGGACAAGAACAGAAGATATTATATCCACAACCTGAAGGTACACTTGGTGACTACATGATCAAACACGGAACTGATCTGGGAGAAGACTCAGTGTTTG GTGGCTGTCTGATTGAGGCTGGTGAATCATTTAAACATTTGGCTGAAATCAAATATAACCTTGAAGACAATGTGAAGCAAAATTTTCTAGAGCCTTTAAATCAACTGCAAAATAAAGATCTTAAAGAAGTTAAT CATCATCGCAAAAAATTGTCTGGTAGAAGACTAGACTTTGActgtaaaagaagaaaaaaagaaaaagg AGCACAGCCACACAGTGATAGCCACG GTTCCAATGTAACAGAAGAAGAATTACGGGTTGCAGAAGATAAATTTGAAGAATCCAAAAATTTAGCAGAAAATGCTATGCATAATGTTTTAGAAAATGAG GTGGAATATATTAGTCAATTGCAAGCTTTTATAGAGGCTGAAGTGGATTACCACAGGCAGGCACTGAATACTCTTCAAACTCTGATGGATGCTCTTGAGatcaa ACGCAATGATGCTGCTTCTCGGCCAAAATCTGAACACATACCTAAAAGGATAGTATCTTACAATCGTAGTGAATCTCCAAACTCATATGATGGTCCAAGTGAAAGTCTTGACACAGGCGGAAAATCAGGCAGCTACAATTTCAATAGCATTCAAGCTCCATCTTATCACCAGTCTG TTCCTGATACCAAGAAAAAGCCAATGGCTAAAGCATTATATGATTTCATTGCTGAAAATGAGGGAGAGTTGGGCTTCCAAGAAGGAGATTACATTCAACTTATTAGTCAG gtTGATGAAAATTGGTATGAGGGCTCTGTCAATGGCCAGGCTGGATTTTTCCCTATAAATTATGTAGAAGTGATCAACCCACTCTGA
- the LOC106068753 gene encoding endophilin-A3-like isoform X3, protein MSFAGLKKQFNKANQYMSEKIGGAKGTELDDEFVEMERRIDVLGKLVDDLINKTHEFLQPNPASRAKMSTRNAISKLRGQEQKILYPQPEGTLGDYMIKHGTDLGEDSVFGGCLIEAGESFKHLAEIKYNLEDNVKQNFLEPLNQLQNKDLKEVNHHRKKLSGRRLDFDCKRRKKEKGSNVTEEELRVAEDKFEESKNLAENAMHNVLENEVEYISQLQAFIEAEVDYHRQALNTLQTLMDALEIKRNDAASRPKSEHIPKRIVSYNRSESPNSYDGPSESLDTGGKSGSYNFNSIQAPSYHQSGFDPYDDQDPFGSYAVPDTKKKPMAKALYDFIAENEGELGFQEGDYIQLISQVDENWYEGSVNGQAGFFPINYVEVINPL, encoded by the exons ATGTCGTTCGCAGGattaaaaaagcaatttaaCAAAGCCAATCAG TATATGAGTGAAAAGATTGGAGGAGCTAAGGGAACAGAATTGGACGATGAATTCGTAGAAATGGAAAGG CGCATTGATGTATTGGGAAAGTTGGTGGATGATCTTATCAATAAAACTCATGAATTTCTTCAGCCTAATCCAG CCTCAAGGGCTAAGATGTCCACAAGAAATGCAATCTCTAAGTTACGAGGACAAGAACAGAAGATATTATATCCACAACCTGAAGGTACACTTGGTGACTACATGATCAAACACGGAACTGATCTGGGAGAAGACTCAGTGTTTG GTGGCTGTCTGATTGAGGCTGGTGAATCATTTAAACATTTGGCTGAAATCAAATATAACCTTGAAGACAATGTGAAGCAAAATTTTCTAGAGCCTTTAAATCAACTGCAAAATAAAGATCTTAAAGAAGTTAAT CATCATCGCAAAAAATTGTCTGGTAGAAGACTAGACTTTGActgtaaaagaagaaaaaaagaaaaag GTTCCAATGTAACAGAAGAAGAATTACGGGTTGCAGAAGATAAATTTGAAGAATCCAAAAATTTAGCAGAAAATGCTATGCATAATGTTTTAGAAAATGAG GTGGAATATATTAGTCAATTGCAAGCTTTTATAGAGGCTGAAGTGGATTACCACAGGCAGGCACTGAATACTCTTCAAACTCTGATGGATGCTCTTGAGatcaa ACGCAATGATGCTGCTTCTCGGCCAAAATCTGAACACATACCTAAAAGGATAGTATCTTACAATCGTAGTGAATCTCCAAACTCATATGATGGTCCAAGTGAAAGTCTTGACACAGGCGGAAAATCAGGCAGCTACAATTTCAATAGCATTCAAGCTCCATCTTATCACCAGTCTG GCTTTGATCCTTATGATGATCAAGATCCTTTTGGATCTTATGCTG TTCCTGATACCAAGAAAAAGCCAATGGCTAAAGCATTATATGATTTCATTGCTGAAAATGAGGGAGAGTTGGGCTTCCAAGAAGGAGATTACATTCAACTTATTAGTCAG gtTGATGAAAATTGGTATGAGGGCTCTGTCAATGGCCAGGCTGGATTTTTCCCTATAAATTATGTAGAAGTGATCAACCCACTCTGA